In one Arachis duranensis cultivar V14167 chromosome 9, aradu.V14167.gnm2.J7QH, whole genome shotgun sequence genomic region, the following are encoded:
- the LOC107464867 gene encoding uncharacterized protein LOC107464867, translated as MKYVLISGGVVSGLGKGVTASSIGVVLKACGLRVTSIKIDPYLNIDAGTMSPFEHGEVFVLDDGGEVDLDLGNYERFLDVTLTKDNNITTGKIYQSVLEKERRGDYLGKTVQVVPHITDAIKDWVQSVAAIPVDGQEGPADVCVIELGGTVGDIESMPFIEALRQLSFSVGPDNFCLIHVSLIPVLGVVGEQKTKPTQHSVRELRALGLTPHLLACRSAEPLLQNTKDKLSQFCHVPVENILNIHDVPNIWHIPLLLRNQNAHHSILQQLNLLEKATSPALQQWTKMAETYDNITDSVRIAMVGKYVGLTDSYLSVIKVRSGLLLLSQWNTLVDWIAASDLEDDSAKSTPQAYATAWETLKRANCVLVPGGFGDRGVKGMMLAAKYARENNVPYLGICLGMQISVIEFARSVLGLERANSVEFDAQTPNPVVIFMPEGSRTHMGSTMRLGSRRTLLQTPDCITSKLYGNSAYVDERHRHRYEVNPDVIRTLEEAGLKFVGKDETGNRMEILELPSHPYYVGVQFHPEFKSRPARPSALFLGLILAATGKLEAYVSRRQNGS; from the exons ATGAAGTACGTTTTGATCAGTGGAGGAGTCGTTAGTGGCCTTGGGAAAGGCGTCACAGCAAGCAGCATAGGAGTGGTTCTCAAAGCGTGCGGCCTCCGCGTAACTTCCATCAAAATTG ATCCGTACTTGAATATAGACGCTGGCACCATGTCTCCGTTTGAGCATGGAGAGGTTTTTGTTCTCGACGACGGAGGAGag gtGGATTTGGATTTGGGAAATTACGAGCGCTTCTTGGATGTTACGCTTACGAAGGATAACAACATCACCACGGGGAAAATATACCAG TCTGTTCTTGAGAAGGAACGTAGAGGAGATTATCTTGGAAAAACTGTTCAG GTTGTTCCACATATCACTGATGCCATTAAGGATTGGGTTCAATCAGTAGCCGCAATTCCGGTTGATGGGCAGGAAGGGCCGGCGGATGTTTGTGTGATTGAGCTGGGTGGTACAGTTG GGGACATTGAATCTATGCCATTTATTGAGGCTCTAAGGCAGTTGTCTTTTTCAGTGG GGCCTGACAACTTCTGCCTCATCCATGTTAGCCTGATACCGGTTTTGGGTGTAGTGGGAGAGCAA AAAACAAAGCCTACACAACACAGTGTCAGGGAACTTAGAGCATTAGGCCTGACCCCTCATCTCTTAGCATGTCGCTCTGCAGAG CCTCTTCTGCAAAATACAAAGGATAAACTCTCACAGTTTTGCCATGTTCCA GTTGAAAATATACTGAATATCCATGATGTACCGAATATTTGGCATATTCCCCTATTACTTAGG AACCAAAATGCTCACCATTCAATTCTGCAGCAGCTGAACTTACTGGA AAAGGCTACATCTCCTGCTTTACAGCAATGGACAAAGATGGCTGAGACATATGATAATATTACTGATTCT GTGAGGATTGCGATGGTGGGAAAGTATGTTGGTCTAACAGACTCATATTTATCTGTTATAAAGGTGC GGAGTGGCTTGTTGCTATTATCACAATGGAATACACTAGTTGACTGGATTGCAGCTTCTGACCTTGAAGATGACAGTGCTAAATCT acaccacaagcatatgctACTGCGTGGGAGACTCTCAAG AGGGCAAATTGTGTCTTGGTTCCCGGGGGTTTTGGAGATCGTGGTGTCAAAGGTATGATGCTGGCTGCCAAATATGCCAGAGAGAACAATGTTCCTTACCTGGGCATTTGCTTGGGAATGCAAATTTCTGTTATCGAATTTGCTAGATCC GTTTTGGGCCTGGAAAGAGCAAACAGCGTAGAGTTTGATGCCCAAACACCAAACCCCGTAGTGATTTTCATGCcagaa GGTTCACGGACACATATGGGCAGTACCATGAGGCTTGGATCTCGAAGAACACTTCTACAGACACCTGATTGTATTACTTCTAAGCT GTATGGCAATTCAGCATATGTTGATGAACGGCATCGGCACAGATATGAG GTTAATCCAGATGTTATCAGAACTTTAGAAGAAGCTGGACTGAAATTTGTTGGGAAGGATGAAACAGGAAATCGGATGGAG ATCTTAGAGCTTCCAAGTCATCCATACTATGTAGGTGTGCAATTTCATCCAGAATTCAAATCCCGGCCAGCAAGACCCTCTGCTTTGTTTCTAG GTCTCATATTGGCAGCAACCGGGAAGTTGGAAGCATATGTTAGTAGACGtcagaatggaagttaa